The nucleotide sequence AGTAATCGTAGAAACTCTCATGTGCTTATCCTCAATTTGAATCCATGAATTATAGTCCTTTTTTGTGAACAATGTCGCACATGAATTAGCACTATCGTGTAGCACGATTCGGCTGAAAGATAAAATCGATGACGATTTGTACAATTAAATTCTCTCTGCTTTTAAGCTTTTTGAAGCTTGAAACTTACTAAAAGTTTAATTATTAATAAATTTCAATTATATATTTCTACCAAATTTTAAATGATCATTTTTTCGATCATGGAGATCAGTAAAATCAAGGCTTTCAGCTAGAAAATAGACTCCAAAAAATACTCCTTTTCTACTAAAATCGTTTTCTTTTTTATCCATCTCCCTCTATGACAAGTCTCCGTACTCGAGATATTGTTGCTTTAGGTTTTATGACCTTTGCCTTATTTATTGGTGCAGGCAACATTATCTTTCCACCGATTGTGGCTCAACAAGCCGGTGAGCACGTATGGTTTGCTGCCTTAGGTTTTCTGATTACGGCAGTTGGCCTACCTGTCATCACCATTGTGGCATTATCCCGTGTTGAAGGTTCTATCCAGATCTTAAGTTCACCTCTCGGTAAGGCAGCCAGTCTGCTACTAACCGTGGTCTGCTATCTAGCTGTGGGCCCATTATTCGCAACTCCGCGTACTGCAACCGTTTCCTATGAAATCGGTTTCTCATCGCATTTCGGTACGGCACCCAGCAGCCTGCTGATCTATAGCGTGATCTATTTTTCGATCGTGACACTGGTTTCCCTATATCCAAATAAAATTCTGGATACTGTCGGCTACTTCCTGTCTCCATTGAAAATCATTGCCCTGATCATTCTGGGTGTGACCGCTTTTGTATTACCGACAAGCAATCCGCCGGCAGCCATCGGCAACTATGTATCTAGTCCTGTAACTGAAGGTGTTGTGAATGGTTATCTGACCATGGATACACTGGGTGCCCTGGTATTCGGGATCGTGATTGTGCGTGCGATTACATCTCGTGGCGTGACTGACGGTAAGCTGATCACCAAATATGCAGTCAATGCAGCCGTGATTTCAGGTATTGGCCTGACACTGGTTTATCTGAGTCTGTTTAAACTGGGCTTGGGCAGTCATGATATTGCTCCAAATGCCGAGAATGGCGCGATTATTCTACATGCCTATGTACAACATGCTTTTGGTGATATGGGCGCTTATTTCCTTGCAACCATGATCTTTATTGCCTGCATGGTGACTGCGATTGGCCTGACCTGTGCCTGCGCGGAATATTTCTCGTCGATTACCCGCATCCCTTATAAAGCCTTTGTGTTTATTCTGGTTGGATTTTCACTGGTGATTTCGAACTTAGGCTTGACCAAACTAATTGCCGTATCTGTGCCTGTGCTGAGTGCAATTTATCCGCCTGCAATTGCAGTGATCCTGCTGAGCTTTTGCGGACATTTCTTTAAAAAGCCTGCACATGTAGTCGCACCGACAACTTTGGTTGCCTTTATTTTCGGTATTTTTGATGGTTTGAAAGTCGCTGGATTTGAATTACCTGCAGCACTCCAGAATTTACCGCTTTCTGAACAAAATATGGCCTGGCTCATCCCTGCCCTGATTGTTCTTGTGATTACAGCTGTCATTGACCGCATCAGAAACTAATCTTTCCGTGCAGTGTCGATAAATCGGATTTTTACCCAAGATACGATTTAAGCGTGATCAATAATTGTCATGTTTTACCCAAACTGGCACTTATTGGTTCAAATCACTGTTTCAAGTTCAGTCTAAAAATTTAATTTGCTCATACACCCATCTTAATAAACTGCCTTTAAAGGTTGAGCTGAATAACAAAAATAAAAATATTTCCTGATTAAGTTATTTATTTTTAAAAATTTATCGTAATAAGCCTACACAAGTGAAGCTTCTGCTATCGAGCTCATACCTATTTTTACATTCCCTTCGCATTCAATGCCCATTCTTGGCGTAGTATTTGCTTCTTTCTGAGTGTACTTATCAGTTTTTAATGCTTTTAGAGACTGAAATAGTATAAGTGAACTGTAGAGTCGAAATAATTCATCTAAATCTACGACTAAAGAGAGGCAATAACGCCGTTCCAGTTATAGGGAGCTATTGAAAAGTTTCGATATTCGAAGTACAACTGTATATTCAATTCTGATTAAAAAGCTCAGTTTTGAATACCAATAACACTAAAAAATAGGAGGGATGGAGATGTTATCAGTACATTTCAATAAGCAAGTCTTCATTGACGCTCTTAAAGCCAATTCTAACCTTGTGGTGTTTTTAAGCACTACCTTTGCGCTTATGTTGACTTTAATTGTGCACTGCGTAATTCAAGGAAATTTAAAGCCAGAGTACTTAGCATATGCGCTGATCGTCTCGGCTGCATTTTATCTGTGGGTGGTCATTGACCAGAAATATCGCTAATCAATAAGAATATTGAGCCATATGGATGACCTGGCCACTCATCCATATGGTAGAAAAAATTTAAGGCCAATTTCCAGCAAAACACCTCCTATAAATATCTCCAATTCCTCCTAAAAAAGTCCCTGAATTACACCCAAAAGTAAAATACTGGTTCCTCCAAACTCCGCAACAATCAGCCCAATCATGAAGAGTGTCAAAACAAAGCCCGGCAAATGAAACTTACCTAATTGATGGGGTTGCTTGAACTGGTTGGTAGTGTCCTTTAAAAAGCCATGTAGTGCATAGGCACTAATCGCAAAGGTAAAAAAGGCTACATTTGCAACCACGCAAATCAGATTCACCTGTTCTGAAAAGGCTGAATAATGCGCCAGTACCGCCAAAATCAGGGTTGCCGGTGCATAAAGCAGACTACTGCGATGAGCAATATCAACATAATAGTGCGCACGTGACTGCGATGATCTACGGATTTGCAGGTATTTCCAGATGCCCGTCAGCATCCCCACCCATAAAAATATCCCGCTAAAAATAATTGCGATTCTGACTGCAAGGCTAAGTTCAATTGGCTGCATAGCTGATTCCATTCATTTCTTTTTTGACTTTTGGGTCATAGTTATCACACGTTTCTTTTGGGAACTTCTGTACATTATTCATGGTTATAAGTCCAAGAATAAGTGTAACGCATGTCAGAATTCGAAACATTGACTATCACGTGCAAGGATGGCTACCCATTGGCTGCACGCTTCTATGCAGCCAATTCAGCAGCCGAAGCAAAGTCCTACCCGGTGCTGGTCTGTCCAGCCACCGGAATTACCACACAGTTTTATCACAGCTTTAATTTATGGCTACAGGCGCAAGGCTACGCTGTTTTGTGTTTTGATTTCCGTGGTATTGGCAAGTCTTTATATGGCCCGCTGAAGCATTCGACTGCCAGTATTGTACAATGGGGTCAGTATGATATTCCTGCTGCGATTGATGCTTTAGTGGATAAAACGCAAGCTGAAAAAGTGATTCTGGTGGGTCATAGTGCTGGTGGTCAGTTGCTGGGGATCGTGCCGAATTATGACAAAGTTGCCAAAGTCGTGGCGGTATCTGGTTCAACTGGGCATATTAAAGGATTAAAAGGCCGTACCAAACTGCTCGCCCCGGTTATGTTTGATGTGATCTTTCCCCTATCACGTTTGACTTTGGGTTATGGCCCTACCAGTAAGATTGGCATGGGTGAGAATCTGCCGAAAGACGTAGCCAAACAATGGGCTCAGTTCTGTAGCAAGCCAGGTTATGTGATCAATGCGATTGGTAAAGCGGTGCCAAAAACAGAAGATCATCATAAACAGATCACCTGCCCAATTACAGTCCTATGGAGTTCGGATGATGAGATTGCTACTGAAGTCAATGTGAAAGATCTGATCCGTTTATATCCAAATGCCAAAACCAGCCATAAGGAACTGAATCCTGCTGCTTTGGGTCATCAGGCGATTGGTCATATGCTGATGTTTAAACGCAGCCACCAGAATTTATGGCCGATGATCGAACAGGAAATTGCTTCGATTCAATAATTATTCAAATTTGTGCTTTATATCATCAGGTTCGTAATTCGGCCTGATGGTCTTTTTATTTAGTATTACTTAGAACAGAAGTTTCATTATCTTTTACTGGGGTTTTATGTTCTAATGCACTTAGTATGAGATGAGCCTTATATGAGTATCACGCGAGTGGTACGACTAGCCCCGTTAATTTTCGAGATTACGGGGCTTTTTTATGGTCTTTGTTTTTCGATATATGACTGTTTCTCCGTATTTTTGAAACACCCAATCTTTTGCTTGTTGGTCGGTGACGTTTTCACACACATAGTAGTCATGATCCCAAGCTTCTTGATGGAAAATGACCTGTTTACGGTAGATAATTCGCTTGCCATTTTCAACGTATACAAAGCTGTCGCCTTGGTCTTTAATTTGGGTTCCGTTGAGGAAGCCGCCAATACAGAGGAAGCGGGATTGTAAGAGCATTATTATTACATCAACTTTCTAGTTCATTTTTCAATGTACGGATTAAAAGATTTATTTATTAAGCTATAAAGCACAACATAATAATGAAGGCTTATTTTTTAAAGTGTGAAAATTTTGGTTTTAAAATTAGATCTTCAATATTTTCCTAATATATTGTGGGTAGTCACCAGTAAAATATTCAATAATTAAAGGATTTTCATGTAAAAAATGTGTAATTAAATTTGACCATTGATCCACTGATATAGAACGTAAGCGTCCGCTGAACACACCTTATGAATTCATCCTATAAGCCTTAATTTAGTCCCCACTTAAAAACAAGTGGGGACTAAAATTTATGACTACAAATCACCAGACATCCATCGCATCTCTTGCGAAAAAACGAAGAACATACAGTGCTGAATTTAAACAGCAGATCGTTCAGGCTTGTAAAGCACCGGACGTTTCAATTGCTTCGGTCGCTTTGCAACATGGATTGAATACAAATCTTGTATCCAAATGGATTCGCTTAATTGATGGTAAGCCAGGGAATGATCGCTCACCACTACCGAATAAACCTGCATTTATTGCCTTATCTTGCTCTGCACCATTAGATCCTACTCCTACTGACATGTTAACGGTTCAAATTACTTTACCCCACTCAAAAGCAGAAATTGGCTTGAAATGGCAAGTATCAGAAATATCTGCTTTAGCAGAATTACTCAAGGTACTTGCAACATGATCCGCATTGATGAAATCTGGCTCTCCACCCAACCTCTGGATATGCGAGCAGGGATGGATACTATCATGGCTCAGGTGGTGAGAGCCTTTGGCTACATTAAACCGCATTGTGCTTACCTGTTCTGTAATAAACGTGGCCATCGCATGAAAGTGCTGGTACATGATGGACTGGGCATCTGGCTGTGTGCCCGGCGGCTGGAACAGGGAAAATTCCACTGGGCGCAGGTTCACCAGGGTGAAAGCATGGCGATCAGTCCGGAACAGTTACAGGCACTGATCCAGGGTTTACCTTGGCAGCGCATTGGACGACAGCAGGTGGTGACGATGCTTTAAACCAGGCTGTTCCATTCTGCTATTCTCCAAACGTTCTATTTCATTCTTCTCATGACCTCAGGCATACTGCGGTCATGAATACGCTGCCTGACTTAAGCCAACTGACCCATGAACAACTGCTGGAATTCACCAGGCAGTTGGCGCTGCAGCATCAGTCTCTGGCACAATCAAACCAGCAATTAGATGCCAGAGTTCAACATCTTGAAGTCACCAATCAGCAATTAGATGCTCAAGTTCAACATCTTTCTATTCTCAATCAAAAATACGAGCATGAACTGGCGCTGTTTAAACGGCATAAGTTCGCCCAGAAGAATGAACACTTAACGACCAAACAAATCCACCTGTGGGACGAAGCGGTCGAAGAAGATATTGCAGCCGTTGATCTAGAATTAGAACGATTAAATGCAGATAAAACCGATGCAGCGACAGAGAAAGCCACAGTCAACAAACCTAAACGTCGACTGCTGCCCGATCATCTACACACCATTCGTATTGAGCATGAACCAGCATCAACCCAATGCAGTTGTGGCTGCCAGTTACGTCGTATCGGCGAAGATATCAGTGAAAAACTGCATTTCAGACCGGCACAGTTCTATAAGGAACAGCATGTCCGTGGCAAATGGGTCTGTGATCAGTGTGACACCCTGACTCAGCAAGCGATGCCTGCCTATGTGATTGATAAAGGCATTGCTTCACCTGAACTGCTCAGCCATGTGTTGGTATCGAAATATGCCGATCATTTGCCGCTGTACCGTCAACGTCTGATCTATCAGCGGGCGGGAATCGAACTTTCTAGATCAACTTTATCTGACTGGATAGGTCGCTGCGGTGTAGAACTGGAACCTCTGGCCAATGCCTTAAAAGAGGTGGTACTACAACAGCAGGTGCTGCATGCAGATGAAACACCGGTCACCATCATGCGGATGGGTGAGAATGATAAAAAACCGAAGAAAGGTTATGTCTGGGCCTATGCCACTACACAGTACAATCCAGTTCAGGCAGTGATCTATGACTTTCAGGATAGTCGTTCAGGCCAGCATGCTGCAGAGTTCTTGAAAGGCTGGCAGGGCTATCTAGTCTGTGATGATTACAGTGGTTATAAAGCACGCTTTAAATCAGGCCAGGTCATAGAGGTGGGCTGCATGGCCCATGCACGTCGTAAATTCCATGAACTGCATGTGACCGGGAAAAGTCAGGTCGCTGAACAGGCATTAGTGCTGATTCAGAAACTGTATGCGATAGAAGCAGAGCTCAGGAAAAAGACCGATGGTACAGCGGAAGACCGCCGCGAATACCGACAACAGCATAGTCAACCAGTGATGCAACAACTATATGAATGGCTCAACCAACATCATCTGACGGTGCCATCGAGTTCTCCCACCGCCAAGGCGATCAATTACACTCTGAAGCGTTGGCCAGCCTTAAGCCGCTATTTGGATGATGGCAATCTACCGATTTGCAATAATTGGGTAGAGAATCAAATGCGACCTTGGGCCTTAGGGCGCAAGAACTGGCTGTTTGCTGGCTCGCTGCGCAGTGGACAGCGAGCGGCAAATATCATGACTTTAATCCAGTCAGCAAAGCTGAATGGCTTGGATCCGTATGCCTATTTAAGTGATGTGCTGAAAAGGCTGCCGACGCATAAAGCGACCCAAATAGAAGAATTACTACCACATCGCTGGAAATCCAACTCAAATTAAAAAAATAGGCATGGGGTTCAGCGGACGCTTACTATAGAACCATCTAGTCTAAATAATTTCTTCGATTTTGCTTTAGAATTTGCTCCATATTTTGATTCATAATCCAAATCCCTATCTCTTTTTTTCAAATAATGATTTCTATCATAAAAATGTATAGCACCATCAAAATGCTGAAAGGAATTATTTTCTAGATTATATTCTGCATGAATATATCTTACTGGATGCTTAATTTTCCCTTCTAGTTTAATGATAACTGACTCATCCTTAAACTCAGATAATTGAAATGTTTTTATATTACCTTTTGTGCTCCATTTCATATCAAGAGAGTAATTATTATTGTATAAGCGTCTAACAAAGTTAGGTTTCTCATGTATTGGTGGTCTATATTTAATTATTCCATCCTTAATCATAGAAATTTCTTTTCTAAACGCAGCACCAAACCAAGCATCGGCCTCAAAATAAGGTCTTGGTTCATCAATACGAATTATGTCATTATCCAAAGATAAAGAAGCATTAATATATTTTTTGTCTAGCTTATAAAACTCCTCAATGAATGAAGGCGTAAAATTATTTAATTGATCATATCCTCTTCTGAAAAAAATGACTAACCATCAAATAATAATTTTCATAAACAAAATAACCCACTCCAAAAATATTAGGGATTCGTTCTTTTAAATCATTCCAATTATACAAACCATCTTTATCTTGTTTTAGAGAAATTATCTTATCTATTTTTCGATGAGTTTTTAGTATAAGACCAGTTGCATGAGAGTAATCTAAACTTTTTACCATTATTCCTTTAGCTAAAAAGTTTTTTCTATAATTTCTAGCTTGGTACGATTATCTTCAATCAATTTATTTTTCAAATTATTTAATTGTTCTTCATAGAACGCAAATGAATTTTCTGTCATAAAAAATAAGGGCTGATAAATCAGCCCTTATTTTCAACTACTTAATCAATTAAGACAATTGAGCAGCAGCAATTTTCTTAGTATCAACAGTTTCAGCTGCGTCTGTGTAAGTACCCATCTTGTCGAAGTTCAGGTACTTGTAGATGTCAGCAGACATGCTGTCGATTTGAGAAGCGTACTGTTGGTATTCTTCTGGAGAAGGTAATTTACCCAGAACCGCAGCAACAGATGCAAGCTCAGCAGAAGCCAAGTAAACGTTTGCACCTTGACCTAGACGGTTAGGGAAGTTACGAGTAGAAGTAGATACTACAGTAGTGTTAGGTGCTACACGTGCCTGGTTACCCATACACAGTGAACAGCCTGGCATTTCTGTACGCGCACCAGCTTTACCGTAAGTGTTGTAGAAACCTTCTTCCATCAGTTGGCGTTCGTCCATACGAGTTGGAGGAGCTAACCACAGACGAGTAGATAAAGAACCACCAGGTACTTTGTCTAGAAGTTTACCAGCTGCACGGAAGTGACCGATGTTAGTCATACAAGAACCGATGAACACTTCATCAATTTTCGCGCCTTGAACTTCTGAAAGAAGTTTAGCGTCATCTGGGTCGTTCGGGCAGCAAAGAACTGGTTCAGTGATTTCTGAAAGGTCGATTTCATACACTTTAGTGTATTCAGCGTCAGCATCAGCTTTAAGAAGTGATGGGTTAGCCAACCATTTTTCCATGTTCTCAACACGGCGAGCCATTGTACGAGCATCGCCATAACCTTCAGAAATCATCCATTTCAACATAGTGATGTTTGAACGAAGGTATTCAGCAACTTTCTCTTCAGAAAGAGTGATCGCACAACCAGCAGCAGAACGTTCAGCAGAAGCGTCAGAAAGTTCGAATGCTTGTTCTACAGTCAGGTCAGTTTCCATTTCTGTCAGGTCGATCTCTAGGATACGGCCAGAGAAGATGTTTTTCTTACCTTTCTTCTCTACAGTCAGGTCGCCTTCTTTGATTGCGTAGTAAGGGATCGCGTGTACCAGGTCACGTAGAGTGATACCAGGTTGCATTTTACCCTTGAACTTCACAAGTACAGACTCAGGCATGTCAAGTGGCATTACACCAGTTGCAGCAGCGAACGCTACCAGACCAGAACCTGCAGGGAAAGAGATACCAATTGGGAAACGAGTGTGAGAGTCACCACCAGTACCCACTGTATCTGGAAGAAGCATACGGTTTAACCAAGAGTGGATAATACCGTCGCCTGGACGTAGAGAAACACCACCACGGTTCATGATGAAGTCAGGCAGTGTGTGTTGCATTTCAACGTCAACTGGTTTTGGATACGCAGCTGTGTGACAGAAAGATTGCATTACAAGGTCAGCAGAGAAGCCAAGACATGCAAGGTCTTTCAGTTCGTCACGAGTCATAGGACCAGTTGTATCCTGAGAACCAACTGTAGTCATCTTAGGTTCGCAGTAAGTACCTGGACGGATACCTTGACCTTCTGGAAGACCACAAGCGCGACCTACCATTTTTTGAGCAAGAGTGAAGCCTTTGCCGTTGTCAGCAGGTTGAACTGGAGTACGGAACAGAGTTGAAGGTGCAAGACCTAGCTCTTCACGTGCTTTAGCAGTCAGACCACGACCGATGATCAGGTTGATACGGCCACCAGCGCGAACTTCGTCTAGAAGTACTGGAGTTTTCAGTTCAGCTTCAGCGATTTGAGCGCCAGCTTTGAACGCAGTTACTTTAGCTGCTTCGCGATCGATTTTCAGAGTGATTTCGTCACCCATGTTCATGTTTGAAACATCGATCTCAACTGGTAACGCACCAGCATCTTCCATAGTGTTGAAGAAGATCGGAGCAATTTTACCGCCTAAGCAGTAGCCGCCTTCTTTCTTGTTAGGAATGTGCGGGATTTCTTCACCGAAGAACCAAAGTACAGAGTTAGTTGCAGATTTACGAGAAGAACCTGTACCAACAACGTCACCTACGTAAGCAACCTGGTTGCCTTTCGCGATCAGTTCTTTGATTTGGCTTAA is from Acinetobacter sp. ANC 7912 and encodes:
- the tnpC gene encoding IS66 family transposase, giving the protein MNTLPDLSQLTHEQLLEFTRQLALQHQSLAQSNQQLDARVQHLEVTNQQLDAQVQHLSILNQKYEHELALFKRHKFAQKNEHLTTKQIHLWDEAVEEDIAAVDLELERLNADKTDAATEKATVNKPKRRLLPDHLHTIRIEHEPASTQCSCGCQLRRIGEDISEKLHFRPAQFYKEQHVRGKWVCDQCDTLTQQAMPAYVIDKGIASPELLSHVLVSKYADHLPLYRQRLIYQRAGIELSRSTLSDWIGRCGVELEPLANALKEVVLQQQVLHADETPVTIMRMGENDKKPKKGYVWAYATTQYNPVQAVIYDFQDSRSGQHAAEFLKGWQGYLVCDDYSGYKARFKSGQVIEVGCMAHARRKFHELHVTGKSQVAEQALVLIQKLYAIEAELRKKTDGTAEDRREYRQQHSQPVMQQLYEWLNQHHLTVPSSSPTAKAINYTLKRWPALSRYLDDGNLPICNNWVENQMRPWALGRKNWLFAGSLRSGQRAANIMTLIQSAKLNGLDPYAYLSDVLKRLPTHKATQIEELLPHRWKSNSN
- the tnpA gene encoding IS66-like element accessory protein TnpA produces the protein MTTNHQTSIASLAKKRRTYSAEFKQQIVQACKAPDVSIASVALQHGLNTNLVSKWIRLIDGKPGNDRSPLPNKPAFIALSCSAPLDPTPTDMLTVQITLPHSKAEIGLKWQVSEISALAELLKVLAT
- the tnpB gene encoding IS66 family insertion sequence element accessory protein TnpB (TnpB, as the term is used for proteins encoded by IS66 family insertion elements, is considered an accessory protein, since TnpC, encoded by a neighboring gene, is a DDE family transposase.) — protein: MIRIDEIWLSTQPLDMRAGMDTIMAQVVRAFGYIKPHCAYLFCNKRGHRMKVLVHDGLGIWLCARRLEQGKFHWAQVHQGESMAISPEQLQALIQGLPWQRIGRQQVVTML
- a CDS encoding bifunctional aconitate hydratase 2/2-methylisocitrate dehydratase; amino-acid sequence: MLEAYRQHVEERAALGVPPKPLDDAQTAALVELLKNPPAGEEAFLVDLLENRVPAGVDQAAYVKAAFLAAVAKGEATSPLVSKERAVYLLGTMLGGYNVAPLVELLDDAALGELAAEALKKTLLVFDAFHDVADKAKAGNANAKAVLQSWADAEWFTSRKDVPEEIKLTVFKVTGETNTDDLSPAQDAWSRPDIPLHANAMLKNERDGIKPEKPGEVGPLSQIKELIAKGNQVAYVGDVVGTGSSRKSATNSVLWFFGEEIPHIPNKKEGGYCLGGKIAPIFFNTMEDAGALPVEIDVSNMNMGDEITLKIDREAAKVTAFKAGAQIAEAELKTPVLLDEVRAGGRINLIIGRGLTAKAREELGLAPSTLFRTPVQPADNGKGFTLAQKMVGRACGLPEGQGIRPGTYCEPKMTTVGSQDTTGPMTRDELKDLACLGFSADLVMQSFCHTAAYPKPVDVEMQHTLPDFIMNRGGVSLRPGDGIIHSWLNRMLLPDTVGTGGDSHTRFPIGISFPAGSGLVAFAAATGVMPLDMPESVLVKFKGKMQPGITLRDLVHAIPYYAIKEGDLTVEKKGKKNIFSGRILEIDLTEMETDLTVEQAFELSDASAERSAAGCAITLSEEKVAEYLRSNITMLKWMISEGYGDARTMARRVENMEKWLANPSLLKADADAEYTKVYEIDLSEITEPVLCCPNDPDDAKLLSEVQGAKIDEVFIGSCMTNIGHFRAAGKLLDKVPGGSLSTRLWLAPPTRMDERQLMEEGFYNTYGKAGARTEMPGCSLCMGNQARVAPNTTVVSTSTRNFPNRLGQGANVYLASAELASVAAVLGKLPSPEEYQQYASQIDSMSADIYKYLNFDKMGTYTDAAETVDTKKIAAAQLS
- a CDS encoding alpha/beta fold hydrolase; its protein translation is MSEFETLTITCKDGYPLAARFYAANSAAEAKSYPVLVCPATGITTQFYHSFNLWLQAQGYAVLCFDFRGIGKSLYGPLKHSTASIVQWGQYDIPAAIDALVDKTQAEKVILVGHSAGGQLLGIVPNYDKVAKVVAVSGSTGHIKGLKGRTKLLAPVMFDVIFPLSRLTLGYGPTSKIGMGENLPKDVAKQWAQFCSKPGYVINAIGKAVPKTEDHHKQITCPITVLWSSDDEIATEVNVKDLIRLYPNAKTSHKELNPAALGHQAIGHMLMFKRSHQNLWPMIEQEIASIQ
- the brnQ gene encoding branched-chain amino acid transport system II carrier protein — its product is MTSLRTRDIVALGFMTFALFIGAGNIIFPPIVAQQAGEHVWFAALGFLITAVGLPVITIVALSRVEGSIQILSSPLGKAASLLLTVVCYLAVGPLFATPRTATVSYEIGFSSHFGTAPSSLLIYSVIYFSIVTLVSLYPNKILDTVGYFLSPLKIIALIILGVTAFVLPTSNPPAAIGNYVSSPVTEGVVNGYLTMDTLGALVFGIVIVRAITSRGVTDGKLITKYAVNAAVISGIGLTLVYLSLFKLGLGSHDIAPNAENGAIILHAYVQHAFGDMGAYFLATMIFIACMVTAIGLTCACAEYFSSITRIPYKAFVFILVGFSLVISNLGLTKLIAVSVPVLSAIYPPAIAVILLSFCGHFFKKPAHVVAPTTLVAFIFGIFDGLKVAGFELPAALQNLPLSEQNMAWLIPALIVLVITAVIDRIRN